From the Lathyrus oleraceus cultivar Zhongwan6 chromosome 3, CAAS_Psat_ZW6_1.0, whole genome shotgun sequence genome, the window TGTCATACTACCTTACTAATATCCAAGATGGGTcctattaaatttatttttgaaaatctaGCAGTGATTGAAAGAATAGCCCGGTGGCAGATGTTATTGACTGAGTATGACATCTAATATGTTGCacaaaaagctatcaaaggaagTGTGTTAGCAGATTATCTCGCTCACTAGCCAATGGAAGCTTACCAACCTATACGGTTTGACTTCCCGATGAAGCACTTAGTAAGTGGTATGGTTATTTACTTATCACTGATGAAGCTGGTTGTGTGAACATGGGTATAAGAGAGTTGAGAATTTGTGTTTTCTGTGGAAATATTATGAGTCTTTCATATAATATTCTCACAGTGACTACATGTTTTCTATTCTCCCTTCTACTTTATACTCTTCATAGCTTCCAGGAATGGTTAATTATCAATGTTCTCCCAATCTATGTTAATTAATTGACGTATGTTGTTGATAAATGTTGTTAGTGAGTTTGTTATGTCATATGTGATTgcttgtttcactaacccctcaTGGAACTTGCATTAATTAAATAGAGTTTgagataataataataaaaaaaaattattcttgAAAATCAACTTAGAAGATCCAATATTTTTCGAATTGAATGCATCTCGTAATTCATAATTTGCTCTTTAGACTATAGAATTTGATACAATGCCAAAAATTCTTCAAAAACAATGGTGTTATATCACATGTCATTCTGAAGTCATTCACACAGAATTTGATGCTTGCAAAATAAACTAGAAAAAAAAGAGGAAATCAAATTTGTGTGAAAGACTTAGAAGACAACATTCACATCATTACTTTGAAGATTTTAGGATTAAATCAAATTCTAGGGTTAATGAGGAAATCATGAATTACAAGATAGATGCATGTAATTTGAAAAACAATGGATCATTTAAGTtatttttcaagaataatttaattttcTGATTATTATCTCAAAAATCTATTTAAATGATTATATATGGTTAATGAGGAGCAGGAAAAACAAGCAAtcccatattttataataaacttTACATACCACCACGGTTGGAATATAAACTGTGCTGAAATGTTATTTTTGTGCGCTTTAACTTGGTTGCACTTGGCTATCAAATCCATGACCCTATATGTATGACAACGAAGTTTTAACGACTTACTTATGAATGAAATCGCATTTTCTTTTCAATTAAAATTATTTTCCTTTcatttcaaattttcttttctCGAAAAAAATGGCAATATATCTCCATATACTCTCATTCTCAGCACATCATTCaaaaaatataatagaaaatTCTTTCTCGTTGCAGATTAACAAATGAACCTATTGAAAACAGCACTGCTATAATCCTTACGACTTCGAATTTCTGATTAACCAAGCAGAAGAGGGAGATGAGGACGATCGAGCTTCCTGAATAATTAGCTAGACTTTTAAAGCAAGAGGATAAAGAAATTCAACATCATCAGAAAcagtggatgtgatcaatctgGGAACCAAACAAAACAGGAAAAAAGGTTAAGGTCAACAATGTCTAAATGATAAGATTAAAGAAAGATTGGTCCAGCTCTTACATGAGTATGAAGgtgtgtttgcttggtcatattaAGACATGTCAGGACTAGACATAGGCACTGTCATACACAAGCTACCGCTCAAACTAGAGTGTCTGCCAGTTAAGCAGAAATGGGAAGAACTAGACCAGACATGTCTCTCAATATTAGAGAGGAGGTCATAATAAATAGTTTGATGCAAGATTATTAGTCGTTGCCAAGTATCCACATGGGTCACTAACATTGTGTCAGTCCCAAAGAAAGATGAAAAGTCATAATGTGTGTAGACTATAAAGATTTGAATAGAGCCAGTCCTAAAGACGACTTCCCTCTGCCACATATCGACATactggtagacaacaccgctcaatCTTCTTGGTTCTTCATTCATGGATGGTCTCCGGTTATAACCAAATAAAGATAGTTCTTGTAGACATGGATAAAACCACGTTTATCACTCCCTAGGgcaccttctgttacaaggtAATGCATTTTGGATTGAAAAACAATGGGTAACTTACCAAAGGGCAATGATGACTCTCTTCATGATATGATCCACAAGGAGGTAGAGGTCTATTTGATGATATGATTGTAAAATCACCAAACCGAAGAAGATCATATAGTGAACTTGCGAAAGTTGTTTGATcgtttgagaaagttcaagctaCATCTGAATCCTGTAAAGTGCACTTTTGAAGTCAGATTAGGGAAATTATTAGGGTTCATAGTCATCCAGAGAGGAATCAAAGTTGATCCTGACAAACTCAGGGCCATTCAGAACATGCCAACTCCTaagacaaaaaaaaaagaatggCAGATCTTGGGAAGATTAAACTACATCGCTAGGTTTATCTCACATCTCACAACCACCTATGAACCAATCTTCAAGTTTCTCAGGAAAGATCAGGCCATCGAGTGGAATGAAGTTGTTAGAGACCTTCGACAAAAATAAAGAACATTTGCAAGAACCATCTATCTTGATACCGCCAGTTCTAGGAAGACCACTTATAATGTACTTAATAGTACTTTGTGGTTCTATGGGATGGGTTGGGGAAACAAGATGAGACCGGAAGAAAAGAGCATGCAATCTACTACATGAGAAATAAATCACCCGATTGCAAGTCTCAATATTCTCTCTTTGAGAAAAGTTGTTGCACTCTAGTCTGAGTTGCTTGACGTCTAAGGCAATACATGGTGTGTCATACTACCTTACTACTATCCAAGATGGGTCCTATTAAATTTATTTTGAAAATCTAGCAGTGATTGAAAGAATAGCCCGGTGGCAGATGTTATTGCTGAGTATGACATCTATATGTTGCacaaaaagctatcaaaggaagTGTGTTAGCAGTTATCTCGCTCACTAGCCAATGGAAGCTTACCAACCTATACGGTTTGACTTCCCGATGAAGCATAGTAAGTGGGATATGGTTATTTACTTATCACTGATGAAGCTGGTTGTGTGAACATGGGTATAGAGAGTTGAGAATTTGTGTTTCTGTGGAAATATTATGAGTCTTTCATATAATATTCTCACAGTGAATACATGTTTTCTATTCTCCCTTCTACTTTATACTCTTCATAGCTTCCAGGAATGGTTAATTATCATGTTCTCCCAATCTATGTAATTAATTGACGTATGTTGTTGATAAATGTTGTTAGTGAGTTTGTTATGTCATATGTGATTgcttgtttcactaacccctcaTGGAACTTGCATTAATTTAAATAGAGTTTgagataataataataaaaaaaattattcttgAAATCAACTTAGAAGATCCAATATTTTTCGAATTGAATGCATCTCGTAATTCATAATTTTCTCTTTAGACTATAGAATTTGATACAATGCCAAAAATTCTTCAAAACAATGGTGTTATATCACATGTCATTCTGAAGTCATTCACACAGAATTTGATGCTTGCAAAATAAACtagaaaaaaaaagaggaaatcAAATTTTGTGTGAAAGACTTAGAAGACAAACATTCATCATCATTACTTTGAGATTTTAGGATTAAATCAATTCTATGGGTTAATGAGGAAATCATGATTACAAGATAGATGCATGTAATTTGAAAAACAATGGATCATTAAGTTAttttttcaagaataatttaatttttctgATTATATCTCAAAATCTATTTAATGATTATATAGGTTAATGAGGAGCAGGAAAAAACAAGCAAtcccatattttataataaactctTACACATACCACCACGGTTGGAATAATAACTGTGCTGAAATGTTATTTTTGTGCGCGCTTTAACTTGGTTGCACTTGGCTATCAATCCATGACCCTATATGTATGACAACGAATGTTTAACGACTTACTATGAATGAAATCGCATTTTCTTTTCAATTTAAATTATTTTCCTTTcatttcaaattttcttttctCGAAAAAAATGGCAATATATCTTCCATATACTCTCATTCTCAGCACatcattaaaaaaaataataataagaaaattCTTTCTCGTGCAGATTAACAAAGAACCTATTGAAAACAGCACTGCTATAATCCCTTACGACTTCGAATTTATGATTAACCAAGCAGAAGAGGGAGATGAGGACGATCGAGCTTCCTGAAAATTAGCTAGACTTTTAAAGCAAGAGGATAAAGACATTCACATCATCAGGACCAGGGATGTGATCAATCTGGGAACCAAACAAAACAGGAAAAAGGTTAAGGTCAACAATGTCTTAAATGATAAGATTAAAAAAGATGGTCCAGCTCTTACATGAGTATGAAGGTGTGTTTGCTGGTCATATTAAGACATTTCAGGACTAGACATAGGCACTGTCATACACAAGCTACCGCTCAACTAGAGTGTCTGCCAGTTAAGCAGAAATTGGGAAGAACTAGACCAGACATGTCTCTCAATATTAGAGAGGAGGTCATAAATAGTTTGATGCAAGATTAGTGTCGTTGCCAAGTATCCACAATGGGTCACTAACATTGTGTCAGTcccaagaaagatggaaaagcATAATGTGTGTAGACTATAAAGATTTGAATAGAGCCAGTCCTAAGACGACTTCCCTCTGCCACATATCGACATactggtagacaacaccgctcaatCTCGGTCTTTtattcatggatggattctccgGTTATAACCAATAAAGATAGTTCTTGTAGACATGGATAAAACCCGTTTATCACTCCCTAGGGCACCTCTGTTACAAGGTAATGCATTTTGGATTGAAAAACAATGGTTAACTTACCAAAGGCAATGATGACTCTCTTTTCATGATATGATCCACAAGGAGGTAGAGGTcttgttgatgatatgattgtaaAATCACAAACCGAAGAAGATCATATAGTGAACTTGCGAAAGTTGTTTGATcgtttgagaaagttcaagctaCATCTGAATCCTGTAAAGTGCACTTTTGAAGTCAGATTAGGGAAAATTATTAGGGTTCATAGTCATCCAGAGAGGAATCAAAGTTGATCCTGAAAAACTCAGGGCCATTCAGAAACATGCCAACTCCTAAGACAAAAAAAAAGAAGTTGGCAGATTCTTGGGAAGATTAAACTACATCGCTAGGGTTTATCTCACATCTCACAACCACCTATGAACCAATCTTCAAGTTTCTCAGGAAAGATCAGGGCCATCGAGTGGATGAAGGTTGTTAGAGAccttcgacaaaatcaaagaacATTTGCAAGAACCATCTATCTTGATACCGCAGTTCTAGAAGACACTTATAATGTACTTAATAGTACTTTGTGGTTCTGGGATGGTGTTGGGGAACAAGATAGACCGGAAGAAAAGAAGAGCATCAACTACTACATGAGAATAAATTCACCGATTGCAAGTCTCAATATTCTCTCTTTGAGAAAAGTTTTGCACTCTAGTCTGAGTTGCTTGACGTCTAAGGCAATACATGGTGTGTCATACTACCTTACAATATCCAAGATGGGTcctattaaatttatttttgaaaatctaGCAGTGATTGAAAGAATAGCCCGTGGCAGATGTATTGACTGAGTATGACATCTAATATCGTTGCACAAAAGCTATCAAAGGAGTGTGTTAGCAGATTATCTCGCTCACTAGCCATGGAAGCTTACAACCTATACGGTTTGACTTCCCCGATGAAGCACTTGTAAGTGGTATGGTTATTTTACTTATCACTGATGAAGCTGGTGTTGTGAACATGGGTATAAGAGAGTTGAGAATTTGTGTTTTCTGTGAAATATTATGAGTCTTCATATAATATTCTCACAGTGAATACATGTTTTCTCTCCCTTCTACTTTATACTCTTCATAGCTTCCAGGAATGGTTAATATCAATGTTCTCCCAATCTATGTAATTAATTGACGTATGTTGTTGATAAATGTTGTTAGTGAGTTTGTTATGTCATATGTGATTGCTTGTTTCACTAACCCTCATGGAACTTGCATTAATTAAATAGAGTTTTGAgataatataataaaaaaaaaattattcttgAAAAGCAACTTAGAAGATCCAATATTTTTCGAATTGAATGCATCTCGTAATTCAAATTTGCTCTTTAGACTATAGAATTTGATACAATGCCAAAAATTCTTCAAAAAACAATGGTGTTATTCACATGTCATTCTGAGTCATTCACACAGAATTTGATGCTTGCAAAATAAActagaaaaaaaaaagaggaatCAAATTTGTGTGCAAGACTTGTAGAAGACAAACATTCATCATCATTACTTTGAAGATTTTAGGTTAAATCAAATTCTATGGGTTAATGAGGAAATCATGAATTACAAGATAGATGCAGGTATTTGAAAAACAATGGATCATTAAGTtatttttcaagaataatttatTTTTCTGATTATTATCTCAAAAATCTATTTAAATGATTATATATGGTTAATGGAGGGCGCAGGGAAAACAAGCAATCCCTATTTTATAATAACTCTTACAATACACCACGGGTTGGATATATAATTTGTGCGAAATGTTATTTTTTGTGCGCTTAACTTGGTTGCACTTGGCTATCAAATCCATGACCTATATGTATGACAACGAATGTTATTAACGACTTACTTATGAATGAAATCGCATTTCTttcaattaaaattatttttagttCCTAAAGCAAACTGAACATGAGGTTCAAGCCAAGTGAGATCAAATCTAAATTTCTCAAACTCCTCCCATAAAACTTGAAGATCCTTACAAGCTTGGTCATTCATGTCTTTCACTTTTCTAGTATTAAGGAAATAAATAACTCTCCCCAACGAAGAAAATGCCAAATCAGTAAACTTGCGTCTTCTCTTTGGCAGGGGCTCATTGAGTGAATCTGAACAAATTTCTTCTTGGTGTCCTACGCTACTGAAATCCATAAGTTCTCCTAATGAGGGTGAGAACAATTCTGAATCAGTGAGTTTTGTAGGTTCACCGCAAACCATTATAGGAACTGGTAAACAAGTTACATGATTTGGGTCTTGAACATCTGGCCCTTGCAATGGAATTTCAACTTCATTGTGGCTTGTTTGACTTCTAGAGGTTATGGAAACATTCATCATAGCTGTTGGATTCATTTGAGTCTCATTTGTTGACTTACTAACAAATACCTCAGCACCAATAATACAAGTATCCTTCACAACAAATCCCTCTTCAGGATCATCTAGCTCATCCAAAGGCAGGAAAGTATGGTAACCCAGGTTCAACTTATGTTCATTGAATTCTTCGAGACTTGATTCTAGCAA encodes:
- the LOC127129805 gene encoding MATH domain and coiled-coil domain-containing protein At3g58340, with the protein product MENLETSVEIFEKFRWTIENFSKLNVKNIYSEPFVAGGYPWRIILYSSGNNVDRIISIYLEAVKTTNMSEGWSRHAKYKLTVFNQLDSNLTCTRESSLEEFNEHKLNLGYHTFLPLDELDDPEEGFVVKDTCIIGAEVFVSKSTNETQMNPTAMMNVSITSRSQTSHNEVEIPLQGPDVQDPNHVTCLPVPIMVCGEPTKLTDSELFSPSLGELMDFSSVGHQEEICSDSLNEPLPKRRRKFTDLAFSSLGRVIYFLNTRKVKDMNDQACKDLQVLWEEFEKFRFDLTWLEPHVQFALGTKNNFN